The Acanthopagrus latus isolate v.2019 chromosome 6, fAcaLat1.1, whole genome shotgun sequence genome includes a region encoding these proteins:
- the LOC119020856 gene encoding phosphatidylinositol 5-phosphate 4-kinase type-2 gamma-like isoform X1 → MSSPSATSNPLSTLAPKRKTKKKHFVQQKVKVFRASDPVLSVLMWGVNHSINDLSQVPVPVMLLPDDFKSSTKIKVNNHLFNKENLPGLFKFKEYCPQVFRNLRERFGIEDQDYQVSLARCPPLKDEDGQCVGLLLTSYDRTLVVKEISSEEVEEMHNILSEYHQHIVTCHGNTLLPQFLAMYRVTVESEDTYLLVMRNMFSHRLHVHRKYDLKGSLVSREASFKEKVKELPTYKDVDFRNNMQKVYVSDEERQKIMDKLSRDIEFLVRMRIMDYSLLLGIHDVGRAEREEEEEMESSYEEEEEEETDMAPAPGSTSPEGISGYMNSFKPMGPGEFDPYVDVYAIQSAVDSPQREVYFMGLIDVLTQYDTKKKAAHAAKSVKHGAGAEISTVHPEQYAKRFREFITKIFA, encoded by the exons ATGTCCTCTCCCAGCGCCACCTCCAACCCTCTGAGCACCCTGGCGCCCAAaaggaagacgaagaagaaacaCTTCGTGCAGCAGAAAGTGAAGGTTTTCCGAGCCAGTGACCCCGTGCTGAGCGTCCTGATGTGGGGGGTCAATCACTCG ATTAATGACCTGAGCCAGGTGCCTGTACCTGTGATGCTGCTTCCAGACGACTTCAAATCCAGCACCAAGATCAAAGTGAACAACCACCTCTTCAACAA AGAGAATCTTCCGGGACTGTTCAAATTCAAAGAGTACTGTCCACAGGTGTTCAGAAACCTGCGAGAGCGCTTCGGCATCGAGGACCAAGATTACCAG GTGTCTCTGGCCCGCTGTCCTCCCCTCAAAGATGAGGACGGGCAGTGCGTGGGACTGCTGCTGACGTCATACGACCGCACTTTGGTAGTGAAAGAAATCTCCagcgaggaggtggaggaaatgCACAACATCCTTTCCGAGTATCACCAG CATATAGTCACCTGCCACGGCAACACGCTGCTCCCTCAGTTCCTGGCCATGTACAGAGTCACGGTTGAGAGCGAGGACACCTACCTGTTGGTGATGAGGAACATGTTCAGCCACAGACTGCATGTACACAGGAAGTACGACCTCAAG gGGTCCCTGGTGTCTCGTGAGGCAAGTTTTAAAGAGAAG GTGAAGGAGCTCCCCACTTATAAAGACGTAGACTTCAGGAATAACATGCAGAAAGTGTATGTGAGCGACGAGGAGAGGCAGAAGATCATGGATAAGCTCAGCAGAGATATCGAG tttCTGGTGCGTATGAGGATCATGGACTACAGCCTGTTACTGGGCATCCACGATGTGGGGCgggctgagagggaggaggaggaggagatggagtcGTCctatgaagaggaagaggaggaagaaactgACATGGCTCCTGCTCCAGGTTCCACCTCCCCTGAGGGTATCAGTGGCTACATGAACTCCTTCAAACCCATGGGCCCTGGGGAGTTCGACCCCTATGTGGACGTGTACGCTATTCAGAGCGCTGTAG ATTCGCCCCAGAGGGAGGTGTATTTCATGGGTCTGATTGACGTGCTGACGCAGTACGACACCAAGAAGAAAGCTGCTCACGCTGCCAAGTCTGTCAAACACGGG GCAGGAGCAGAAATCTCAACAGTCCACCCGGAGCAGTACGCTAAACGTTTCAGGGAGTTCATCACTAAGATCTTTGCTTAG
- the LOC119020856 gene encoding phosphatidylinositol 5-phosphate 4-kinase type-2 gamma-like isoform X2, translating to MLLPDDFKSSTKIKVNNHLFNKENLPGLFKFKEYCPQVFRNLRERFGIEDQDYQVSLARCPPLKDEDGQCVGLLLTSYDRTLVVKEISSEEVEEMHNILSEYHQHIVTCHGNTLLPQFLAMYRVTVESEDTYLLVMRNMFSHRLHVHRKYDLKGSLVSREASFKEKVKELPTYKDVDFRNNMQKVYVSDEERQKIMDKLSRDIEFLVRMRIMDYSLLLGIHDVGRAEREEEEEMESSYEEEEEEETDMAPAPGSTSPEGISGYMNSFKPMGPGEFDPYVDVYAIQSAVDSPQREVYFMGLIDVLTQYDTKKKAAHAAKSVKHGAGAEISTVHPEQYAKRFREFITKIFA from the exons ATGCTGCTTCCAGACGACTTCAAATCCAGCACCAAGATCAAAGTGAACAACCACCTCTTCAACAA AGAGAATCTTCCGGGACTGTTCAAATTCAAAGAGTACTGTCCACAGGTGTTCAGAAACCTGCGAGAGCGCTTCGGCATCGAGGACCAAGATTACCAG GTGTCTCTGGCCCGCTGTCCTCCCCTCAAAGATGAGGACGGGCAGTGCGTGGGACTGCTGCTGACGTCATACGACCGCACTTTGGTAGTGAAAGAAATCTCCagcgaggaggtggaggaaatgCACAACATCCTTTCCGAGTATCACCAG CATATAGTCACCTGCCACGGCAACACGCTGCTCCCTCAGTTCCTGGCCATGTACAGAGTCACGGTTGAGAGCGAGGACACCTACCTGTTGGTGATGAGGAACATGTTCAGCCACAGACTGCATGTACACAGGAAGTACGACCTCAAG gGGTCCCTGGTGTCTCGTGAGGCAAGTTTTAAAGAGAAG GTGAAGGAGCTCCCCACTTATAAAGACGTAGACTTCAGGAATAACATGCAGAAAGTGTATGTGAGCGACGAGGAGAGGCAGAAGATCATGGATAAGCTCAGCAGAGATATCGAG tttCTGGTGCGTATGAGGATCATGGACTACAGCCTGTTACTGGGCATCCACGATGTGGGGCgggctgagagggaggaggaggaggagatggagtcGTCctatgaagaggaagaggaggaagaaactgACATGGCTCCTGCTCCAGGTTCCACCTCCCCTGAGGGTATCAGTGGCTACATGAACTCCTTCAAACCCATGGGCCCTGGGGAGTTCGACCCCTATGTGGACGTGTACGCTATTCAGAGCGCTGTAG ATTCGCCCCAGAGGGAGGTGTATTTCATGGGTCTGATTGACGTGCTGACGCAGTACGACACCAAGAAGAAAGCTGCTCACGCTGCCAAGTCTGTCAAACACGGG GCAGGAGCAGAAATCTCAACAGTCCACCCGGAGCAGTACGCTAAACGTTTCAGGGAGTTCATCACTAAGATCTTTGCTTAG
- the LOC119020855 gene encoding arf-GAP with GTPase, ANK repeat and PH domain-containing protein 1-like yields the protein MSKAANPQRRTTYLISLTLVKVEAVPEEDVAGNQREALPEGEGSPKKEEEEEEEEEKERSYAPEKDEGPVCTQVLEKENTQVEEEVEQVKYGSPIESWGKPERREAHGHQKDIVSVGKSSKDTSFVHAPVRQMVKVYGGTTSEGTVRREGPRSEALRPKTELYREPPMLFLKGENGADLSSRSRCSLPFSIPPQVSQRPEVMMRSHTGGNSACWREVRETNTSLYHSAKTLDRRDNRMGDQSPLMAATTLGPYRASWADSDGRGTLIRPGAPMSGGFSGIMTRDSPQGERFKTVSVSFPTPPATDVSRPQRKGTSRTLDNSDLHSPSEDLKKGKEGQGGTIQRAPPRDRKMLKFISGIFTKSAAAAPSANTTPPLYPAVERGSSEEEAVCTSSQEWTMSQPIQELHLGVLGGLCSGKSALVHRHLTGSYLQLENAEGRQYIKDVLVDGQSHLMIIREETELPGAQFASWVDAVILVFSLENESSFQEVYKIYHQLAVHRPVSEIPFVVVGTQDKISSTNPRVIDDARARQLCSDVRRCTYYETCATYGLNVNRVFTDAAQKIMAAKKQAALLASCKSLPNSPSHSGGSTPVSGVFPGQASNGGQSSDYSSSLPSTPVISHKEIGRAARGEKQESATPGSVRSATRRRTSRFAGRRGSDSNRRSAECKGDMGSGRFIPIKQGILLKRSGNSLNKEWKKKYVTLSNDGILSYHSSVNDYMLNAPGKEMDLLRVTVKVPGKRPPRAVPTCGLPVGLNGRVKDVPGPEVISPVPVSASSLLQVEEMEGLGGALFLRGNRGVQRCPSTLSNHAQSVDSAVEGVSSSSSTKDVGSSSPLTDRKKHRRKKSMNQKGDATLGQADAKRKMWKLKSFGSLRNVSKTDEDNFDFLVVSSTGQTWHFEAQSVEERDSWVQAIESQILASLQLCESSKNKARKNSQSEAVALQAIRNAKGNNFCVDCDAPNPTWASLNLGALICIECSGIHRNLGTHLSRVRSLDLDDLPRELTLVLSAIGNHMVNSIWEARTLGRRKPAPDASREERESWIRAKYEQKLFVAPLPPPTPGEGPDITLSGRLLLAVMEHNLPKLLLLLAHCTKEDINAPLSLALSSRSILALRLPGSALHAACQQADVVMTQLLVWYGCDVRYRDAQGQTALVLARSAGSQECVDILLQHGCPNEPATTVGFAAAMTPSLTVATTLKISHKSGTTSLSYSTSRRAIS from the exons ATGAGCAAGGCAGCCAACCCACAGAGACGCACCACCTACCTCATTTCCCTCACTCTGGTGAAGGTTGAGGCTGTGCCAGAGGAGGATGTAGCAGGGAACCAGAGGGAGGCTCTTCCAGAGGGGGAAGGGAGCCctaagaaggaggaggaggaggaggaggaggaggagaaggagcggAGCTATGCCCCTGAAAAGGATGAAGGACCTGTATGTACTCAAGtgctggagaaagaaaacacacaggtggaagaggaggtggaacaGGTCAAATATGGCAGCCCCATTGAGAGCTGGGGGAAGCCTGAGAGGAGGGAAGCTCATGGACACCAAAAAGACATTGTATCAGTCGGTAAAAGCAGTAAAGACACTTCTTTTGTACATGCACCTGTCAGGCAGATGGTCAAAGTCTATGGAGGGACTACCTCTGAGGGAACAGTGCGCCGAGAGGGGCCTCGCTCAGAAGCCCTGCGCCCAAAGACGGAGCTCTACAGAGAGCCCCCCATGCTGTTCCTGAAGGGTGAAAATGGAGCGGACCTGAGCAGCCGCTCACGTTGCAGCCTCCCCTTTTCCATCCCGCCACAAGTCAGCCAGCGTCCTGAAGTCATGATGAGGTCCCACACAGGAGGCAACTCGGCGTGCTGGAGGGAAGTCAGAGAGACCAACACAAGCCTCTATCACTCTGCTAAGACTTTGGATCGGAGGGATAACCGTATGGGGGACCAGTCCCCCTTAATGGCAGCTACAACTCTGGGGCCTTACAGGGCATCCTGGGCCGACAGCGACGGCAGGGGCACGCTCATCCGCCCCGGAGCTCCCATGAGCGGAGGATTTTCAGGCATCATGACCAGGGACAGCCCTCAGGGGGAGAGGTTTAAGACGGTATCTGTTTCTTTCCCAACACCTCCTGCCACCGATGTGTCCAGGCCTCAGAGGAAAGGTACAAGTCGTACCTTGGACAACAGTGACCTACATTCCCCCTCTGAGGACCTgaagaaggggaaggagggcCAGGGAGGAACAATCCAACGAGCTCCTCCTCGCGACCGAAAGATGCTGAAGTTCATCAGTGGCATTTTCACCAAAAGTGCAGCTGCGGCGCCCAGTGCCAACACTACACCCCCCCTATATCCAGCTGTGGAAAGAGGCTCGAGTGAGGAGGAAG ctgTGTGCACCAGCAGTCAGGAGTGGACCATGAGCCAGCCTATACAAGAGCTTCACCTG GGTGTTTTGGGAGGTCTGTGCAGCGGGAAGTCAGCTCTGGTCCACAGACACTTGACAGGAAGTTACCTGCAGCTGGAGAATGCTGAAG ggCGCCAGTACATTAAGGACGTCCTGGTAGATGGACAAAGCCACCTGATGATaatcagagaggagacagagctCCCAGGTGCTCAG TTTGCAAGTTGGGTAGATGCAGTTATCCTGGTCTTCAGTTTGGAAAATGAGTCCAGCTTCCAGGAAGTTTACAAAATCTACCACCAGCTCGCTGTCCACCGGCCTGTTTCTGAGATTCCTTTCGTAGTAGTCGGCACTCAGG ATAAGATCAGCAGCACCAACCCCAGAGTAATCGATGATGCCAGGGCCAGACAGCTCTGCTCAGATGTGCGGCGCTGCACCTACTATGAAACCTGCGCAACGTACGGCCTCAACGTGAACCGGGTCTTCACTGATG CTGCTCAGAAGATCATGGCAGCCAAGAAGCAAGCTGCTCTGCTGGCTTCCTGTAAGTCTCTCCCCAACTCTCCAAGTCACTCTGGAGGTTCCACCCCAGTGTCAGGTGTCTTCCCAGGACAG GCCAGTAATGGTGGCCAGAGCAGTGATTACTCCTCATCGCTTCCCTCCACTCCTGTGATCAGCCATAAAGAGATCGGCAGGGCGgcgagaggagaaaaacaggaaagtgCCACGCCCGGGTCAGTCCGGAGCGCCACCCGGAGACGCACCTCACGATTTGCG GGCCGGAGAGGCAGTGACTCAAACAGAAGGAGTGCAGAGTGTAAGGGCGATATGGGGAGTGGACGCTTTATTCCCATCAAACAG GGCATCTTGCTGAAACGCAGTGGGAACTCGCTCAACAAAGAGTGGAAGAAGAAGTATGTCACGCTGTCCAACGACGGCATACTGTCCTATCACTCCAGTGTCaat GACTACATGCTGAATGCCCCGGGGAAAGAGATGGACCTGCTGCGAGTGACAGTGAAGGTGCCTGGAAAGAGACCGCCTCGTGCTGTACCCACCTGCGGCCTTCCAGTCGGCCTCAATGGACGGGTTAAAGATGTACCAGGACCTGAAGTTATCAGCCCAG TCCCTGTAAGTGCCAGCAGCCTCCTGCAAGTGGAGGAGATGGAAGGGCTGGGTGGCGCTCTGTTCCTGAGGGGTAACAGAGGGGTGCAGCGGTGTCCCTCTACACTGTCCAACCACGCTCAAAGTGTTG ACTCTGCAGTTGAAGGCGTGTCtagctcctcctccaccaaagaTGTAGGCTCCTCATCCccgctgacagacaggaagaagcaTCGCAGGAAGAAGAGCATGAACCAGAAAGGAGACGCTACCCTTGGCCAAGCAGACG CCAAGCGCAAAATGTGGAAACTTAAAAGCTTTGGTAGCTTAAGAAACGTAAGCAAGACAG ACGAGGATAACTTTGACTTCCTCGTCGTGTCGAGCACTGGCCAGACTTGGCACTTTGAAGCCCagagtgtggaggagagagactcGTGGGTCCAAGCCATTGAGAGCCAGATCCTGGCcagcctgcagctgtgtgagagCAGCAAAAACAAG GCTCGCAAGAACAGCCAGAGCGAGGCGGTCGCTCTGCAGGCAATCCGCAACGCAAAGGGCAACAACTTCTGTGTTGACTGCGATGCTCCAA ATCCAACCTGGGCCAGTCTGAACCTGGGAGCTCTCATATGCATAGAGTGTTCAGGGATCCACAGAAACTTGGGGACCCACCTGTCGCGCGTGCGCTCACTGGACCTTGATGATCTGCCACGGGAGCTCACGCTGGTTCTCAGTGCCATCGGCAACCACATGGTGAACAGCATATGGGAGGCGCGCACACTGGGCCGCCGTAAACCGGCACCTGATGCTTCACG TGAGGAACGGGAGTCGTGGATCAGGGCCAAATATGAGCAAAAACTGTTTGTGGCACCGTTGCCTCCTCCAACTCCTGGCGAGGGCCCAGACATCACGCTATCCGGCCGTCTTCTCTTGGCAGTGATGGAACACAACCTCCCcaagctgctgctccttttgGCCCACTGCACTAAGGAGGACATTAACGCCCCCCTCAGCCTGGCGCTCTCCTCCAGGTCGATCTTAGCGCTGCGACTGCCCGGCTCTGCCCTGCACGCTGCCTGTCAGCAGGCTGATGTGGTGATGACGCAGCTTCTTGTTTGG TATGGCTGTGACGTTCGATACCGGGACGCTCAGGGGCAGACGGCGCTGGTTCTGGCTCGCAGTGCTGGCAGCCAGGAGTGCGTCGACATCTTGCTCCAGCACGGATGCCCGAACGAGCCGGCTACCACGGTCGGCTTCGCGGCAGCCATGACGCCGAGCCTGACAGTTGCCACGACACTGAAGATCTCGCACAAGAGCGGCACCACCAGCTTGAGTTACAGCACGTCGAGAAGAGCCATTTCGTAA